CCGGACGAGCGCCTGTCACGCCTGGAAAAGACGGACACGGGCATGCGCCAGACCTGGAACGCCCCGGACACCTATGAGGAGCTGGCGGCGCGGACGCGGATGCAGGTGCCCAACCTCACCCCCGGCGAATACGAGGTGGAGGTGGTGGCGCGGGGTCCGGCGGGCGCCACGGTCTCCATGGGCCTCTGGCTGGAGCAGCCGGACGGCGCGGTTGAGATTGACGACGATTTCATCCAGTTGACGGCCTCGGCGGAGCGGGTCAAGCGCTTCTCGCGCCGCTTTACCCTGGGCACGGGGGGCACCCTGCTGCTGACCGCCCACGCCGGGCTGGGCGCCGCGCCCGGCGCCGAAATTTGGTGGCACCAGTGGCGGGTGACCCGCACGGGAGGCGGTTGAGCCATGATGAGGCATCTCTGCGTGGCCGCGTGCCTGATGGTGGCGGCGTTTCCCATGGCCGCCCAGGAGGCCCCGAAACCCGGGGCGGCCCGGGTGCTGAAAGACATCGAGTTTGTCTGGGTGCCCGCAGGCCGGCACACCCCCGGAACACCGGGCGGCGGCGCGGCGGTGGCCGAAACCCTGGGGGGGCGCGAGGAGTGGTTCAGCGACGAGTCGCCCCGTCCGGAGGTCTCCGTCAAGGGGTTCTGGATGAGCCGCACGGAAATCCGGCGGCGCGACTGGGTGCGCGTGATGAACACGGAGCCCTGGGTGGGCGCGGGTGCCGAGGGCGGCATGGACCTGCCCGCCACGGGGATAACCTGGTCCGAGGCGGGGCTTTTCGCGCAAACCCTGGGCCAGGGGGAGGAGGGCGTGTACCGCCTGCCCACCGAGGACGAATGGGAGTACGCCTGCCGCGCGGGCGGCGCCGGACTCTTCCCCTTTGAGACGGACCCCGAACAGCTCTCCAACCACGCATGGTTCCGGGGAAACGCGCCGGGCGGGCGCATCCAGCCCGTGGGCGGACGTCGGCCCAACGCCTGGGGGCTGATGGACATGCTCGGAAACGCCTGGGAATGGTGCGCCGACGCCTACCTGCCGCAGACGGAGGGGGCGCTTGCGGATGTCCGGGTCATCAAGGGCGGCGCGGCCAACCAGACCGGACTCATGACCCGGCCCGCAGTCCGCGTGGGCCGGCCCGCAGACATGCGCGGCGCCCGTGTCGGATTCAGAATCATCTTCGAACCCGCCCCCTGAACGACCACCCAGCGGAAACTGTTGTTAGGTCGATCCGTGGCCACTTCCAATGATGTCCCATGCATCCTTAAACTTGGGCACATCATAGGCATTGGGTTGCAGCCAGTAAGACACCCGGCCATCCTTCTCACCGCGATGCGCAAGTTCTTTCACATCTGAAGGCAACAAGATGAACACGGTCGGAGAGG
The Candidatus Hydrogenedentota bacterium genome window above contains:
- a CDS encoding formylglycine-generating enzyme family protein, giving the protein MMRHLCVAACLMVAAFPMAAQEAPKPGAARVLKDIEFVWVPAGRHTPGTPGGGAAVAETLGGREEWFSDESPRPEVSVKGFWMSRTEIRRRDWVRVMNTEPWVGAGAEGGMDLPATGITWSEAGLFAQTLGQGEEGVYRLPTEDEWEYACRAGGAGLFPFETDPEQLSNHAWFRGNAPGGRIQPVGGRRPNAWGLMDMLGNAWEWCADAYLPQTEGALADVRVIKGGAANQTGLMTRPAVRVGRPADMRGARVGFRIIFEPAP